One Hevea brasiliensis isolate MT/VB/25A 57/8 chromosome 5, ASM3005281v1, whole genome shotgun sequence genomic region harbors:
- the LOC110663290 gene encoding kinesin-like protein KIN-5B, protein MMSLTPDQFRKVGLGVTPSPSPFLTPRPERRRPESRGSDWNNNRHDRDKEVNVQVLLRCRPLSDEEQRTNIPKVISCNEHKKEVTVLQSVANKQVDRVFTFDKVFGPKAQQRSIYDQAIAPIVNEVLEGFNCTVFAYGQTGTGKTYTMEGGMRNKGGDLPAEAGVIPRAVRQIFDTLEAQNADYSMKVTFLELYNEEITDLLAPEDTLRCTDDRQKKPISLMEDGKGCVVVRGLEEEAVYSANEIYTLLERGAAKRRTADTLLNKRSSRSHSVFSITVHVKEASVGDEELIKCGKLNLVDLAGSENISRSGAREGRAREAGEINKSLLTLGRVINALVERSAHIPYRDSKLTRLLRDSLGGKTKTCIIATISPSAHSLEETLSTLDYAYRAKNIKNKPEANQKMSKAVLLKDLYIEIERMKEDVRAAREKNGVYVPHDRFVQDEAEKKARIEKIEQLENDLNLTENQVDRFRELYLTEQEQKLDIESELRDCKLNLEKNSKELVDLQENHKVAISTLKKKEFLISRLLLSENSLIARAKELRGDLQTASEDISSLFAKLDQKDKMEAENQRLILLFGSHLDQSLKDLHKTILGSVSQQQQRIRCMEEHARSFLASKCDATEILESRINKMRETYTSGVAALKELASTMQRKSSSDLEHINVTISSQTMAVEHFLAIALLEAKEVIDHIQNLLDEQKQLVAVSARQQEEGLKRSLASSQVISKATVDFFNDLSCHASKVMTALQESQVKKIHQLADFEKMFKEEAAREEKQAFENIAEILAALTSRKTAMVSEISRNIQDLTIQEAKRFQQAMYSMQQVSSDAKEEISRYAEKAQMHFIEDTFSVAESRVAMENVHQECSKRVDYSWKQWGNTQSYINNFSKSSVVEIESAVKENISENHVAHEEFLSASSAMDVDFDSRTCDVLSAVDDSLIRDQESKKEMESITTLCLDQLKSIQEKHGQSIAYVRSEAEKYLTKDYLVDQHSGATPRRRDIPVPSLASIEEMRTPALENLKEEKNIENGSKWGHNEIKVSLQAQPNRAPFADVN, encoded by the exons ATGATGTCTCTAACTCCAGATCAGTTTAGAAAAGTAGGGTTGGGAGTGACGCCATCTCCATCTCCGTTCCTGACACCTCGCCCAGAGAGGCGCCGCCCAGAATCGAGAGGTTCCGATTGGAACAATAACCGTCATGACAGAGACAAAGAGGTTAATGTTCAAGTTCTGCTCCGATGCAG GCCACTCAGTGATGAAGAGCAAAGGACGAACATTCCAAAAGTGATATCATGTAATGAACATAAGAAAGAAGTCACTGTTTTGCAAAGTGTAGCTAACAAACAAGTAGATAGAGTTTTCACCTTTGATAAG GTTTTTGGGCCAAAAGCACAACAGAGATCAATCTATGATCAAGCCATTGCACCTATCGTTAATGAAGTTCTTGAGGGTTTTAACTGCACAGTCTTTGCATATGGGCAGACAGGTACTGGAAAAACCTATACAATGGAAGGTGGAATGAGAAACAAG GGTGGGGATTTGCCTGCTGAGGCTGGTGTTATTCCACGAGCAGTTCGCCAAATTTTTGATACACTAGAGGCCCAAAATGCTGACTACAGCATGAAAGTGACTTTTTTGGAACTTTACAATGAAGAAATAACTGATTTACTAGCTCCGGAAGACACTTTGAGGTGTACAGACGATAGGCAAAAGAAACCCATTTCTTTGATGGAGGATGGGAAGGGTTGTGTGGTTGTTAGAGGCCTTGAAGAAGAAGCTGTGTACAGTgcgaatgaaatttatactttgttAGAACGAGGAGCAGCCAAAAGGCGTACAGCAGATACTTTGTTAAACAAGCGGagcag TCGCTCTCATTCTGTCTTTTCCATTACTGTCCATGTAAAAGAGGCCTCCGTTGGCGATGAGGAACTAATTAAATGCGGCAAGCTTAACCTTGTTGATTTGGCAGGATCAGAGAATATATCTCGTTCAGGTGCAAGAGAG GGACGTGCAAGAGAAGCCGGGGAAATTAACAAGAGCCTTCTAACTCTGGGCCGTGTTATAAATGCACTTGTGGAACGTTCAGCCCATATACCTTACAG GGATAGTAAGTTGACAAGGCTATTAAGAGACTCCTTGGGAGGAAAGACAAAAACTTGCATCATCGCTACAATTTCTCCTTCCGCTCATTCTCTGGAAGAAACATTAAGCACACTAGATTATGCCTACCGTGCTAAAAACATCAAAAACAAACCAGAG GCAAACCAAAAAATGTCTAAGGCTGTATTGCTCAAGGATCTATACATAGAAATTGAGAGAATGAAAGAAG ATGTTCGAGCAGCAAGGGAAAAAAATGGAGTTTACGTTCCACATGACAGGTTTGTCCAGGATGAAGCTGAAAAGAAG GCAAGGATTGAGAAGATAGAGCAGTTGGAGAATGATCTCAACCTTACTGAGAAC CAAGTTGATAGGTTCCGTGAGCTCTATCTCACTGAACAGGAGCAGAAACTTGATATAGAAAGTGAGCTAAGGGATTGTAAG TTGAATCTAGAGAAAAATAGTAAGGAACTGGTTGATCTTCAAGAGAATCATAAGGTAGCGATCTCAACACTGAAGAAAAAGGAGTTCCTTATCTCCAGGTTGTTGTTATCAG AAAATTCTTTAATTGCACGGGCAAAGGAGTTGCGTGGTGATTTGCAAACTGCATCAGAGGACATAAGTTCATTGTTTGCAAAATTAG ATCAGAAAGACAAAATGGAAGCAGAAAATCAAAGACTAATTTTGCTATTTGGTTCTCATCTCGACCAGAGTTTAAAAGACCTGCACAAGACTATCCTTGGTTCAGTCTCTCAACAACAACAACGAATAAGATGCATGGAAGAACATGCCCGATCATTTCTTGCTAGTAAATGTGAT GCAACAGAAATCTTAGAATCACGGATTAACAAAATGAGAGAGACATACACTTCAGGGGTAGCAGCATTGAAGGAACTGGCCAGCACAATGCAAAGAAAATCTTCCTCTGACCTAGAGCATATAAATGTTACAATCTCGTCTCAAACGATGGCTGTTGAGCAT TTTCTTGCTATTGCCTTATTGGAGGCAAAGGAAGTTATTGACCATATCCAGAATTTACTTGATGAGCAGAAACAGCTGGTAGCTGTATCCGCTCGACAACAGGAGGAG GGCCTAAAACGAAGTTTGGCTTCATCCCAAGTAATTTCAAAGGCAACAGTTGACTTTTTCAATGACCTCAGTTGTCATGCATCCAAGGTCATGACAGCTCTTCAGGAAAGCCAAGTCAAAAAAATCCACCAGTTAGCAGATTTTGAGAAGATGTTTAAA GAAGAGGCTGCCAGAGAGGAAAAACAAGCATTTGAAAATATTGCAGAAATCTTAGCAGCATTGACATCAAGAAAAACAGCTATG GTCTCGGAGATATCAAGGAACATTCAGGACTTGACCATACAAGAGGCTAAGAGATTTCAGCAAGCAATGTACAGCATGCAGCAGGTTTCCTCTGATGCTAAGGAGGAAATAAGTAGATATGCAGAAAAAGCGCAAATGCATTTCATTGAAGATACATTTTCAGTGGCTGAATCAAGGGTGGCTATGGAAAATGTCCACCAGGAATG CTCAAAGAGGGTTGACTACTCCTGGAAGCAATGGGGGAATACCCAATCATACATTAATAATTTCAGTAAGAGCAGTGTAGTGGAGATAGAGTCTGCTGTGAA GGAAAATATCAGCGAAAATCATGTTGCACATGAAGAATTCCTGTCTGCATCATCTGCCATGGATGTAGATTTTGATTCTAGAACTTGTGATGTGTTGTCCGCTGTTGATG ATTCACTGATCCGAGACCAAGAAAGTAAGAAAGAAATGGAATCCATCACCACACTCTGCCTGGATCAGCTCAAGTCAATACAAGAGAAACATGGTCAAAGCATAGCATATGTCAGAAGTGAAGCAGAAAAGTACCTTACAAAAGATTATCTG GTTGATCAACATTCTGGCGCAACACCTAGAAGGCGAGATATACCAGTGCCCAGCTTGGCGTCCATTGAGGAGATGAGAACACCTGCTTTAGAAAATCTAAAAGAAGAGAAGAATATAGAGAACGGCTCAAAATGGGGCCATAATGAGATCAAGGTCTCTCTGCAAGCACAACCTAATAGAGCTCCTTTTGCTGATGTTAACTGA